From the genome of Thauera chlorobenzoica:
TGTGCGCCTTGGCTGCGCTGCCGGTGCCGGCCGCCGAACCGCTTATCGTGGTCGAAGATCACGGCGGCACTTCGGCGTTGCCGTACTACGAGGTGCTCAACCTGCAGCCACGCCCGGCTGGCGGTGGCAAGCCATCCTTCGCCTTTCCTGCGCAGACCTCACCGATGCCGCCCATCACCCCCAGGCAGGCCAGCGAAGCGGACATGCTGCCAGTGCGTAGCGCCAGGCTGACACCGGGCACCGTGGTCCGCCGCGTGATCGAAGCGCCGGGACTGCAAGCATTCTTCCTGGTCGGCGATGACGAGGCGTCGCACGCCTGGCTGCGCCGCCATGCGGCATCCCTGCGCGAGCGCGGTGCGGTGGGTCTGGTGGTCAATGTCGCCAGCGCCGCTGCGCTCGCGCGTCTACGGGCGGCAGCGCCCGGCCTGCAACTCGCTCCCGTTGCCGCCGACGAGCTGGCCGAGCGCCTGGGCGTACGCCACTACCCCGTGCTGATCACCAGCACTGGCATCGAGCAATGAAGCCATGGCGCAGACCCAGCCGGTTGAAGTTCTGTTGCGCCCAGCGGTGGAGCTATACACCGCTGCGGTTTGCGCCGGCGCCGCGTTTCTGTCCGTGGTGGCCCCATGGGCGCTCGCGCTGAATCCGGTGCTGGGAATCGGCAGCGCGCTGGCATTCTCGCTGTTCGGCAGCATTCGCCTGCACCAGGCGCTGGGAATTCTTCGCTACCGCCGCAACATCCGCCGCTTGCCGCGCTATGTGATGACCAGTCGCGACGTGCCGGTCAGCCAGCAGCGCCTGTTCATCGGCAGGGGCTTCCAGTGGGAGCAGAAGCACACGCACCGGCTGATGCAGACCTACCGGCCCGAGTTCCGGCGCTATGCCGAACCGACCCCGGCCTACCTGCTGGCCCGGCGCCTTGAAGAGCGGCTGGAGTTCGCACCGTTTCCGCTGTCGCATTTGACCCGGCTCACGAGTTGGGATGTGGCTCTCAATCCCGTTCGACCCTTACCGCCCGTGGGGGGACTGCCGCGCCTGCACGGTATCGAGCCTGACGAGGTCGATGTCAGCCTGCCATTGGGCGAGCGGGTCGGGCATTCCCTGGTGCTGGGCACCACGCGCGTGGGCAAGACACGGCTGGCCGAGTTGTTCATCACCCAGGACATTCGGCGCAGGGATGTCCTGGGCGAGCATGAGGTGGTGATCGTGTTCGACCCCAAAGGCGATGCCGACCTGCTCAAACGCATGTACGTCGAGGCCAAGCGGGCTGGGCGTGAGCGCGAGTTCTATGTGTTTCACCTGGGCTGGCCAGATATTTCCGCACGGTACAACGCCGTGGGGCGCTTTGGGCGCATCTCGGAGGTTGCTACACGGATCGCGGGGCAGCTTTCGGGGGAAGGCAATTCGGCGGCGTTCCGCGAGTTCGCCTGGCGCTTCGTCAACATCATTGCCAGGGCGTTGATCGAGCTGGGGCAGCGGCCCGACTATCTGCTGATCCAGCGGCACGTCATCAACATCGATGCGCTGTTCATCGAATACGCCCAGCATTACTTCGCCAAGACCGAACCCAAAGCCTGGGAAATCATCGTCCAGCTCGAAGCCCGACTAAACGACAAGAACATCCCCAGGAACATGATCGGGCGCGAGAAGCGCGTGGTCGCCCTGGAGCAGTACCTCTCGCAGGTGCGCAACTACGACCCGGTGCTCGATGGCCTGCGCAGCGCCGTGCGCTACGACAAGACCTACTTCGACAAGATCGTGGCATCGCTGCTGCCGCTGCTGGAGAAGCTCACCAGTGGCAAGATCGCCCAGCTTCTGGCCCCAAACTACGCCGACTTGGCCGATCCGAGACCGATCTTCGACTGGATGCAGATCATCCGCAAACGCGCGGTGGTCTATGTGGGCCTGGATGCGCTGTCCGATGCCGAGGTCGCTGCGGCTGTGGGCAATTCCATGTTCAGCGACCTGGTGTCGGTGTCCGGGCACATCTACAAGTTCGGCATCGACGACGGCCTGCCGGGTGCCCGCGCCGGGGACAAGGTGCCGATCAACCTGCACGCCGACGAGTTCAACGAGCTGATGGGCGATGAGTTCATCCCCATGATCAACAAGGGCGGCGGTGCGGGTATCCAGGTCACGGCTTACACCCAGACCCTCTCCGACATCGAGGCGCGCATCGGCAATCGGGCCAAAGCCGGTCAGGTGGTGGGCAACTTCAACAACCTGTTCATGTTGCGCGTGCGCGAGACTGCCACCGCCGAGCTGCTGACGCGGCAGCTTCCGAAGGTGGAGGTGTACACGACCACGGTGGTCAGCGGCGCGACCGACAGCTCGGACATTCGCGGGGCGACGGATTTCACGTCGAATACGCAGGATCGCATCAGCATGTCCAGCGTGCCGATGATCGAGCCGTCGCATGTGGTGAGTCTGCCCAAGGGCCAGTGCTTCGCGCTCATCCAGGGCGGTAACCTCTGGAAAGTCCGCATGCCGCTGCCCGCGCCCGACCCGGACGAGGTCATGCCCAAGGATTTACAGCAACTGGCCGGATACATGCGCCAGAGCTACACCGAAACCGGTCAGTGGTGGGACAGCATCGCAATTCCTGGCCTGCAAGAGCAGCCCTTGCCTGCGGATTTGCTGGATGCCTCGGAGCACGATGCGACCCCCGACCAGGATGAAGCCGCTGCTTCCGCGCCGCCAAATCCGCCTGATGAGGCGCAGCCATGAGCGATACTGCCTCCACGGCCAAGCATCAGCAGGCCCAGCGCCCTGGCCTGATTCTGAGCATGCTCACCATGCCGTTCCGCTTGTTCGGGGTGCTGGTCGGGTCATTGCTGATCTCCATCGTGTTCGAATGCGTGGGCATGCACCTGTTCTGGAAGGATCAGGGCTGGCGTCATTCCCAGGCCATGCTGCAATACGAGTTGTCGCATCTTTCGGGCCACTTCACCCGCAGCGTGGTCGTGCAGGAGCCAGGGCGCACGGCACACCATCTGGTGGATACCGGCTACCGCTGGGTGTTCGTGAAGACGGGGCTACTGGAGCGGGTGAACCGCACCGCAGAGCAGGCCAGAGCGCCCAGCCAGGGCAGCGGGCGGGACTTCCGGTACTACATCAGCCAAGCCTACGTGTGGGCCGAGAAGTACCTGATCGCGACGGCCTTCACGACACTGACCTTTCTGGTCAGGCTGCTCGTGCTGATCCTGACGCTGCCGCTGTTTTTCATGGCAGCCTTCGTCGGCTTTGTCGATGGGCTGGTGCGCCGCGATGTTCGCAAGTTCGGCGCGGGCCGGGAATCCGGCTTCGTCTATCACCGGGCCAAAGCCTCGCTGCTGCCGCTGGCCGTGCTGCCGTGGGTGGCGTATCTGGCCTTGCCGATCTCAATGCACCCGCTGCTGATCCTGCTGCCCAGTG
Proteins encoded in this window:
- a CDS encoding integrating conjugative element protein, whose translation is MIPFPQIARRWIIRALPALCALAALPVPAAEPLIVVEDHGGTSALPYYEVLNLQPRPAGGGKPSFAFPAQTSPMPPITPRQASEADMLPVRSARLTPGTVVRRVIEAPGLQAFFLVGDDEASHAWLRRHAASLRERGAVGLVVNVASAAALARLRAAAPGLQLAPVAADELAERLGVRHYPVLITSTGIEQ
- the traD gene encoding type IV conjugative transfer system coupling protein TraD gives rise to the protein MAQTQPVEVLLRPAVELYTAAVCAGAAFLSVVAPWALALNPVLGIGSALAFSLFGSIRLHQALGILRYRRNIRRLPRYVMTSRDVPVSQQRLFIGRGFQWEQKHTHRLMQTYRPEFRRYAEPTPAYLLARRLEERLEFAPFPLSHLTRLTSWDVALNPVRPLPPVGGLPRLHGIEPDEVDVSLPLGERVGHSLVLGTTRVGKTRLAELFITQDIRRRDVLGEHEVVIVFDPKGDADLLKRMYVEAKRAGREREFYVFHLGWPDISARYNAVGRFGRISEVATRIAGQLSGEGNSAAFREFAWRFVNIIARALIELGQRPDYLLIQRHVINIDALFIEYAQHYFAKTEPKAWEIIVQLEARLNDKNIPRNMIGREKRVVALEQYLSQVRNYDPVLDGLRSAVRYDKTYFDKIVASLLPLLEKLTSGKIAQLLAPNYADLADPRPIFDWMQIIRKRAVVYVGLDALSDAEVAAAVGNSMFSDLVSVSGHIYKFGIDDGLPGARAGDKVPINLHADEFNELMGDEFIPMINKGGGAGIQVTAYTQTLSDIEARIGNRAKAGQVVGNFNNLFMLRVRETATAELLTRQLPKVEVYTTTVVSGATDSSDIRGATDFTSNTQDRISMSSVPMIEPSHVVSLPKGQCFALIQGGNLWKVRMPLPAPDPDEVMPKDLQQLAGYMRQSYTETGQWWDSIAIPGLQEQPLPADLLDASEHDATPDQDEAAASAPPNPPDEAQP
- a CDS encoding TIGR03747 family integrating conjugative element membrane protein; translated protein: MSDTASTAKHQQAQRPGLILSMLTMPFRLFGVLVGSLLISIVFECVGMHLFWKDQGWRHSQAMLQYELSHLSGHFTRSVVVQEPGRTAHHLVDTGYRWVFVKTGLLERVNRTAEQARAPSQGSGRDFRYYISQAYVWAEKYLIATAFTTLTFLVRLLVLILTLPLFFMAAFVGFVDGLVRRDVRKFGAGRESGFVYHRAKASLLPLAVLPWVAYLALPISMHPLLILLPSAALLGLAVNLTAGSFKKYL